A single genomic interval of Oryctolagus cuniculus chromosome 19, mOryCun1.1, whole genome shotgun sequence harbors:
- the LOC138847059 gene encoding exportin-6-like, producing the protein RPLSNVLLLPWPNLPENEQQWPVCSINHPSLISVLSRDYRNLKPSDVTPQRKVPLDDTKVIIHQTLSVLEDIVENISGESTKFLQICYHSLQESVQVSRALFPAFIHQSDVTDEMLSFFLTLFQGLQVQMGLPFTEQIIQTFLNMFTREQLAESILYEGSTGCHVVEKFLKILQVVVQEPGQVFKPFLPSIIALCMEQVYPIIAERPSPDVKAELFELLFRTLHHNWRYFFKSTVLASVQRGLAEEQMENEPQFSAIMQAFGQSFLQPDIHLFKQNLFYLETLNAKQKLYHKKIFRTTMLFQFVNVLLQVLVHKSHDLLQEEIGIAIYNMASVDFDGFFAAFLPEFLTGCDGVDANQKNVLGRNFKMDRDLPSFTQNVHRLVNDLRYYRLCNHSLPPGTVKL; encoded by the exons cggcccctctctaaCGTCTTACTGCTTCCGTGGCCGAACCTTCCAGAGAATGAGCAGCAGTGGCCTGTGTGCTCCATCAACCACCCCAGCCTCATCTCTGTGCTCTCCCGGGACTATCGCAACCTGAAACCCAGTGACGTCACTCCACAGAGAAAGGTGCCACTGGATGACA CCAAAGTGATCATCCACCAGACACTTAGTGTCTTAGAAGACATCGTGGAGAATATCTCTGGGGAGTCCACCAAGTTCCTCCAGATCTGCTACCACTCGCTGCAGGAATCCGTTCAGGTCTCCCGGGCCCTCTTTCCAGCTTTTATCCATCAGTCAG ATGTGACTGATGAGATGCTGAGCTTCTTTCTCACCCTGTTTCAAGGCCTTCAAGTCCAGATGGGCCTGCCTTTCACTGAGCAGATCATACAGACTTTCCTCAACATGTTTACCAG AGAGCAGCTGGCGGAGAGCATCCTGTACGAGGGCAGCACCGGCTGCCACGTGGTGGAGAAGTTCCTGAAGATCCTGCAGGTGGTGGTGCAGGAGCCTGGCCAGGTGTTCAAGCCCTTCCTCCCTAGCATCATTGCCCTGTGCATGGAGCAGGTGTACCCCATCATCGCGGAG CGGCCCTCCCCGGATGTGAAGGCTGAGCTGTTTGAGCTCCTTTTCCGGACCCTCCATCACAACTGGAGGTACTTCTTCAAGTCCACCGTGCTGGCCAGTGTGCAGCGGGGGCTAGCCGAGGAGCAGATGGAGAACGAGCCCCAGTTCAGTGCCATCATGCAG GCTTTTGGACAGTCCTTTCTCCAGCCTGACATCCACCTTTTCAAGCAAAATCTCTTCTACTTGGAGACTCTCAATGCCAAGCAGAAGTTGTACCACAAG AAGATCTTCCGGACCACCATGCTGTTCCAGTTCGTGAATGTGCTGCTCCAGGTCCTCGTTCACAAGTCCCATGACCTCCTGCAGGAGGAGATTGGCATCGCCATTTACAACATGGCCTCTGTGGACTTCGACGGCTTCTTTGCAGCCTTCCTGCCAGAGTTCCTGACTGGCTGTGACGGTGTGGATGCCAACCAGAAAAACGTGTTGGGGAGGAATTTCAAGATGGATCGG gacctgCCCTCGTTCACCCAGAACGTGCACAGGCTGGTCAACGACCTGCGCTACTACCGACTCTGCAACCACAGCCTGCCCCCCGGCACCGTGAAGCTCTAG